A region of the Dyadobacter sp. CECT 9275 genome:
TACGGTTCCTCAAAAGTAATGAAGGCAGCAGCCGGATCTGAAATTAATTGCCACAACGGCTCCGGCAAAATATAAAATCCCTGAAAAAAATCGAAGGAAAGTGCCGGTGTAATGACGGCATCCAGTGATAATGAACTGATAACGGCGCCCTGGCTTCCCTTTTCACCAGAAGCATCTCCTGCATCCGAAGCATGGAAATCAGGCCCGGAAACCTGTTTTTCCTGACCATAAACTTCCTTTAAAGACCATGTTTTTACTCCAGCTACCATTAAAAGCATGGTTGCCATGAGTAAAGTGATGGTTCTATTCATTAAAGTTTGGGCCTTCACTGATCTGATTTAGGTTTCAAATGAACGGCAAATTTTAAAGTAAAATATTACAATCGCAAATGGATTTTTTATAAAGACCTGGTTTTGAAGAAATATTAAGAAAATATTGCGGTCCGTCCGTAAGCTTACTGCGAGCGGGCTGGCTTTCAGTAGAATCCCTGAGCATTTGTTTCCGATATAAAAACGGTATAATCATGAGGAAAATACCCTTTCATATTCATACATGCATTCCTTATCTTTATTCTCTCAAGGACGGACCCCTATAAAAGGAAATAATAACCCACCATGCATTTTGTGCTAAACTATTACAGCCTGCGTCTTTTCTTTGACGGAATGCTGGTCATGATGCTGTTTTACGTACTCATCACCTATTACTGGCAAAGAAAACGTGTGCTCATTTTTTACGCACTTTACATCATTTCCATGCTCGTATACATGACGCTGGATGATACCTTCTACTATCATTTTGACAATGATTCTCCCAAAAACATTGTAGATGCCTACGATTTTGCACTGGGTACGTCTCAATATCTTTCGCTTTACCTGTATGGGCAGTTTGCGATACTCTTCATGGACCTGCGCGACAACGATCCACTTTGTGTCCGCATTATCGGTGCCATCGCGGTATTGTCAGTAGTGAGTGTGGCTATGGATTTCTATTATTTTTTTGTCAACAACAATATAGATCATTACATTTTTGAACGCTGCAAGGAAGTATTAAGATATGTTTTTGCTGCACTTGGCCTGGCGGTTATCTACAGGGTCCTACGCCTGAGAACCCGCGTGGTTTCATTCTTCGTGCTGGGCACCATGTGTTATATCACCGGAATGATCGTTGCCATTTTTCTGCTAAAACTGGATTCCTGGACTGCCAGGGATATCAGTAAACCGTTTTCCTTTCCCATGATTCCTACGGAAATTGGAATGATACTGGAAACCATCTGTTTTACGATAGGTATCTCCTGGATCAACCGACGTACGGAGATGGAAAAATTCCAATACCACGAAGAACTGATCGGTCAGCTTCGGCAAAACGAGGAAAAGCAGCTGAAACTTCAGTTGATCCGGAATGATATTGCCCGCGACCTGCACGATGAAATAGGTTCTGACGTTAGTGGGATCAAGCTCTTAAGCACGGTGGCTTCCAGGCAAATTGAAAGTGAACCACAGGAGGCCCGATCAACCCTTAAAATGATCGGAGACCGGGCTAATATCATTATGTCAGCAATGCGCGAGATTGTCTGGAGCCTGAACTCTGACCCGGAATCTGAGGATACCCTTAGTCTTCGCCTGATGGAAACCACCGAGTATGTATTCCGCCCCAGTAACCTTACCGTGCACACAGATATCCCTGAATCCATACCGCTGTGGTCCATGCTTCCGCATTATCGACGCGACCTGTTACTGATTTACAAGGAGGCTCTGCACAATGTGGTGAAACATGCCAGCGCCGAAAATGTATATATTCATGTAGGCATATCCCCTGATTACCTTGAGCTGAGCATCAAAGACGATGGTGTGGGTTTCGACAGCAGTCTGAAACAGCTTGGTAACGGATTAAAAAATATCCAGCAGCGCACAAGCAAATTGAATGGGGAAGTCCGGATAACGTCCGCTCCCGGCCAGGGAACACGGCTCTCCATTCGTTTTCCTGTAACAACGGATATTCCGGTGAACAATCCCGCTCACTGATAGGGAGGACAGGTCAGTTTAACCTGCCGTATTTCTTCATAATCTGGAGTACCTGGTCTTCCGGTAACTCTTCCACTTTACTTCCATTGAAACCTGTTGACGTTTTGGCCATAAAAAGTGAATTGATAATCGCTTCTTCGGTAGCTTCAATCACAGCCATAAACAAAGGAGAAACATAATCATTATGCAGCAAGGTAGCTCCGCTGGTTGCCTGTTGGGTTTCATGTAAAACCCGGTTGACAGTGGAAAACGCCAGTACATAGTCTCCGCTTCCGTTTTCAGCAATACCGCCTGTTTTTCCAAGCCCGAGCATGGCCCTTTTGGCGAGCCTTTTCAGGTTACGCGCGTCCAGCGGTGCATCCGTCGCTACCACAATCATGCAGGAACCCGCCGCCGACTTGTCCAGATTATCCTTGAACGCATATTTCCCTAGCACTTCTCCAACCGGCACACCGTCCACCTGCAGCACTCCCCCAAAGTTGGACTGCACCAGTACGCCAACCGTATACCCTCCCAGATTCTGCGGCAGCTTCCTTGATGAGGTACCTATGCCCCCTTTCCATCCAAAACAAACGGTACCTGTGCCCGCACCCACGTTTCCTTCTTCCACTTTTCCGTCAGACGCTTGCGCGAGCGCATTTAATACATGTTCCTTTTTTATGTAGCGTCCGCGGATATCATTGAGTGTACCATCATTGGTTTCGCCCACCACGGCATTAACAGATCTCACATTTTCGTTACCGCCCTGTCCAAGCGTCCAGTCGATCAGTCCGTCGGCGGCGGTTGGTACACTCAGGGTATTCGTAAGAACAATGGGGGTTTCCATTGTGCCGAGTTCTTCTATCTGTGTTGAACCGGTCAGTTTTCCAAAACCGTTTCCGACATATACGGCGGCGGGGACTTTTTGCTGAAAAATGTTCCCTCCGTGCTGTAAAATTGCAGTGACGCCGGTCCGCACGTCTGCTCCTTCATAGAGGGTTATCTGCCCCACCCTCACCCCTTCCACATCGGTGATGGCATTGCCTGCTCCCGTCGGGAGTACACCTATCTTTATTCCCGCTTCCCTGGGACGTTGCTGCGCCATAACCAGGTAGGGTAAGCTGCTTAACAACAATATACTTAACACTTTCATGAAGGAGCGTTTTTTGCAGCGAAAAAACGAAAAGTTTGATAAATTATTCACATAACGAAAGCCCGAGGAATAAAATATTTTACCCTGAAACAAAAAACCGGCATTCCCCTGAGATGTGGTCAGGAAAATGCCGGAAAAGGCCCTTATTTTCTTGATCAGTCTTCTTCCGGACGTGCTTTGGCCGGATCAATCACCGTTTCCTTCCGGCTCACGGCAGAGGCTCCAAAGTACCCCAGGGCTTTGGGGCCGTTGGCATTCGTATTCACCACGTTGGACTTGATATTAGAGTTAGGCGTGGCAAACAACCCTCCGTTACTGGCCTGCTCCCGTACCAGTTTCAAAAACTCAAATGCCTCATTGGTAATGCTGTGTAATTCCACCCCAACTGAATTTCCGGCGGAATAAAGTGAATCTACCGTAATCGACTGCCGCAGGGGAAGTATAAATATAAGCCCGTCCGAAGGTGCCCCTGACCCGAAAGCCGCATCGTACGCAATAGAAATATTCACCGGATTGTTTGCACTTACTTTCCCGCTCACCACCGGCTTAATCCAGTAGGTATCTCCTTCTCCTACGAAATCACGTGCGTAAAATTCAGCAATAAATCCTTTTTTGGGACCTTTATCCGGCTCAAAGGGGTAGGTTTCGTGCTGGTATACCACCGAATCCACGGTTGGTACCCGTTTGATCTGGTTAAAAGCCGTATAGGTATCATCCCCATTTTTGATGCTAAGGGTGTAGGTTCTTCCAATATGCCCCAGGGTATCCGCACCATTCCAGACATACTTCCCGTCGGCACCACTGTAGGGAAATTCATATTTGTTTCCTAGATTGTCCGTGACAGTAACCTCTGCGTTTAGAACAGGCTTCGCCGCACCATTATCAAAATAATCTGCTGACCACGTCAGGCGGATCGTCTGTGCGCCGGGCTGGTTGGTAATCCAGCCATCCACAACCATCTGGGAAGGGCCATTGGCTGTTTTCAGATCGATTACATCTTCGCAACTCATGAGCGACATCAATGTGGATAACAATACGAGACTGTAAACCAACGATTTAAATATATTTTGAATAACCATTTTCATGTGATAGTTTCTGAATAAATGACTGGTTTTTCGCTTGTGACAAACAGGCGATCTGGTGAGTCGATTAAAACTTAAAGTTATAGGTTACAGAAGGGATCATGCTGCCGATCACAGAATAGCGTACCGCCTCTGTTTTCAGTGCATTATCTTCATTTACACGGGTATATACCGAAAAGGGATTCCTCCTGTTGTAAACATTATAGACCGAGAATACCCATTCTCCTTCACCGGTTTTGAACAACTTCCGTTTGGACTTCAGCGTAGCGGCCAAGTCGAGGCGATGGTATGCCGGTATCCTGCTGTTATTTCTTTTGCCTTCATAATTGTTACCCAGTGCCCAGCCCTGAATTTCGTAACGGTTGGTAGCAAAAGTAGCCGGGGTACCGGAAGCAATTGTAAAGTTCGCAGAGAGTGTCAGCCGTTTTCTCAGTTCATAAATGGCCACGGATGTGAAATTGTGGGGCTTGTCAAACCTGGCTGGAAACCAGTCGTCATTATTAACGGTTTCCACTTGTCTCTCGGTTCTTGACAAGGTATAACTTACCCAGCCCGTCAGCTTACCTTTGTTCTTTTTAAGGTAAAATTCCGCACCATATGCTCTTCCTTTGCCAAACAGCAGGTCACCTGTAAAATACTGGTTCAGCAGCAGGTCTGAGCCCGGCACATAGTCAATCTGGTTATACAGCTTTTTGTAGTACACTTCCACAGAAGCCTCGTAGGTATTATCTTTGAAATTCTGAAACCAGCCCAAAGCCACCTGATCGGCCATCTCGGGTTTAATAATGGGCGAACTCAGCGTCCATACGTCCAGCGGGGAACTTGCTGCCGTATTGGAGAGCAAATGCAGGTACTGCGCCGTACGGTTATAACTTGCCTTGATGGAAGTAGTAGCATTCAGCCCGATATTCAGAGAAGCGCGTGGCTCCCAGTTGCCGTATGACTTGATCACATCGCCTTTACCATATTCTTTTCCAGGAAGCACAGGCAGTTTCCGCTGTCCTTTCACTTCTTCGATATAATCATATTCGGTACCTGGTCCCAGGCTGCGGAAATAACTGTAACGGATACCATATTGCAAGGATATTTTGTCCCCGAATTTTTGCTCGTTACCAATATAAAGCGCTGATTCATCAGCATACTTCGGATCAAGACTAATATCGGTTGTTTCTCCTTCGGAAATGGCTATAGCCTTGCCCGGACGGGAATCATACCGGATATATTGTCCGCCAAAAGTAAGCTGGTTGTTCGGTGTGATGTAATAGGTGAAATCGGGCTTGATACTCTTGCTGATGATCTTAGATTTCCAGTCAAATTTATCCCTGGCATTATCATCATTCACATTCTGGCCCAGAGAGTAGTCGTAATTACTATAGTAGCCAGTCAGGTTCATGAATAATTTGTTGGAAAAAATGTGATTCCAGCGCCCAGTGGCAGTAGCATTGCCCCAGCCAAAGGCGAAGTCGCCTCCACCGAAAACATCTTTACCAAAGTATCCTGATGCGAAAAAGGTATCTTTTTCTCCCAGCCGGTAATTCACTTTGGCCGTGAGATCATAAAAATTGAATTTGGAATCGCGCAGGTCTTTATTCAGAAACGGCTTGGCCAGAATGTCGATGTACGAACGCCGCGCGGCTACGATGAACGACCCTTTTCCTGCAGCAAAAGGCTGTTCATAAGTAAGGCGTGAGAATATGGAACCTATCCCACCATTGATTTCACGTTTTTTGGCATTCCCCTCTTTCATCCTGACATCCAGAATAGAGGATATCCTTCCGCCATACTGCGCCGGGATCCCGCCCTTGATCAGTTTCACGTCCTTCACCGCGTCGGGGTTAAAAACCGAGAAAAAACCAAAAAGGTGAGAGGAATTATAAACCGGTGCCTCATCCAGCAGCACCAGGTTCTGAGAGATATCCCCGCCACGAACGTTAAATCCGGAGGCTCCCTCTCCCACGGTGGTCACACCCGGTAAAAGCTGGATGCTCCTGATCAGGTCCACCTCACCAAGCAGCGCTGGCATCTTTTTGATGGTTTTCATTTCCACTTTATTCACCGACATCTCAATGCTGCGGACATTCTCATCTTCCTTCTGGGTGGAGATCGTCACCTCTTGTAGCTGATTACTTTCATCGGCCATTTCGATATTCACCGTCTGGTCTGTGGACAGGTTTACCTCTTTGATTATCTTTTGATATCCAATGTAACTGTAAACCACATTGTACTGGCCTGCCGGAAGTGTGAGGGAATAAAATCCGTAGGTATTGGTGGTCACGCCCGTTTCCGTCTCGCGGACATACACCGAAACACCAATGAGGCCTTCTCCGTTTGCAAGGTCTTTTACAAACCCGCTGATCGTCTGTTTGGTCTGGGCATCTGCGGTAAGGCTCATGATCATCATCAAAGCCAGCATCAATGCTCCTTTTAACTTTTCATTTTTCATGCTAAAAAAATTTTTTTTCATCTGTACTATGTGTGGTGTTGGTATATCCGTTAGCAACTCGTTTAACGACTGTCTGACAACTCAGCCGACGTTTACCCTTATGTGTTTTCAGAAATATTGTAAAACCAATATTAAACAGCTGTACAAAACAAGCAATTACGCACCAAATCCTGTACAAAAAAGTGACGAACCTCTGTAAAACAGGAATGAATGGAATGAACGAATACGGGAACGTAATATCCGGAGTAGTACTTTTTTATGAAAGTTTCATAACCTCCCCGTCGTCCGTGCATGTGGACAACAACTCTGCACTGGTTTTTTTGAAAAGAGGGTGTAAAAAATCAGAGGCAATTTCGGAAAGAGGAACCAAAGTAAAGCGCCTTTCATGAAGCCTGGGATGAGGTACCGTCAGCCGCGCGCCTGCCAGCACAAAGTCGTTATAATACAGTATGTCAATGTCTATAACCCGTGCGCCCCATTTTTCATACCGAATCCTGCCCAGCTCGTGCTCTGCTTCCAGTACAATCCGGAGTACCTCTTCCGGCTGCAATGCTGTATTTACCTCCAGTACCTGGTTCATAAAAGCAGGCTGGTCCGTTACACCCCAGGGAGAGGTCTCATAAACCGATGATGCCCGGACAATCTCGCCCACACGTTTTCCGATGAGCAGCCGGGCGGCCTGCAGCACCTGGGAACGTTCGCCCAGATTGGATCCCAGCAAAAGATATACCGAATTTGAGCGAGCCATAAAGTTTTAACCTGATGAGACCTGGAAGAAGCAAGCAAAAAAAGGGACCACCCAAACCGGGAAGTCCCTTTCCAATAAATTCGTAAATTTCTTAGAATGTAAGCGTGCCTTTGTCGTATGCTTTCTGAATAGTAGCTTCGATACCATTCTTGTTGATTGTACGAAGTGCAGAAGCAGCTACTCTTAACGTAACCCATTCTCCGGTTGAAGGAAGGAAGAAACGTTTCTTTTGCAAATTCGGGAAGAATTTACGTTTTACTTTATTGTTAGCGTGAGAAACATTATTTCCAACGCGTGTTCTTTTTCCAGTAATTTGACAAACCTTAGCCATGACCTTACAATTTTTCCAAATGAGGGTGCAAAGATGCGTAATTATTTTTTTATGAGCAAATAAGCGTAAAATATATTTTAAAATTTTGTTACAAAACACCCTGTTCACCACCGCATCCGGAACCCTACGCCGTGAATATTATCAATTTTGATGGCCGGGTCAGCGGATAAATATTTGCGCAACCTTGAAATGAACACGTCCAGGCTCCTGCCCATGAAATAATCGTCATCACCCCAGATCGCCTTCAGCAGGTCATCGCGGCGGATCACCTGGCCGGGGCGGTCGGACAGATATTTCAGTACCTCCGCCTCCCTGAAGGTCAGATTTTGCAGCACCCCATTCCCCGACAAGGTAAGTTTTTGAAAATCAAAATCGTAAATTCCCACTTTCCCCGGCTCAATCTTTGACGCCGCAGGGGTGGCAGAGGTACTTCTCCTCAAAAAAACCTCGATCCGTAGCCTCAGTTCCTCAATACTGAAGGGTTTGGTAATGTAATCGTCACCCCCAAGTTTGAGTCCTTTGATCTTATCCTCCTGCAGTGAGCGCGCCGTCAGGAACAGAATGGGTACCAGCGCATCCTGTTTCCGGATCTGTTCAGCCAGGGTAAAACCGTCCATTTTGGGCAGCATAATATCCAGCACACAGATATCAAAATGCTCTTTCCCAAATAATTCCAGGGCTTCGGCACCGTCTGCGGCATGAATGATGTCGTAATCAAATTGTTCCAGATTATCTTTGGTAGCGAAAGCGAGGTTAGGATCATCCTCAACGTATAATATTTTCTTTTTCAAGTTTGTCCGGTTTTAAAGCGAATGTATGTGTTATCTGTTTACTTAAAACTTCTGCCCCGGTCTGCTTTTCCCTGCGGGATACGTATCTTAAAGCTGCTTCCCTTTCCCAGAGCGCTGTCCAGGGTCAGTTTCCAGTGATGCGCCAGGATGATCTGCTTCACATAACTCAGGCCAATACCGAATCCTTTGACATTGTGCACGTCGCCATAAGGTATCCTGAAAAACTGGTTAAATATTTTTTTCTGGTATTCGGGGGCTATACCAATACCTTCGTCCTGCACGCACACCACTAGCGCACGGCCCTCATTGCTGGTTCTGACGATCACATGCGGGATATCTTCCGAGTATTTCAGGGCATTATCGATCAGGTTGTTCATCATACAGCGAAAGTGGAACGGATCCGCTTCAATAAACGGGTCGCTCGTTTCGCTGGTGAAGTTCACCTTCTCGTCGTAAGGCAACAGTACCGAACGAATCACTTCGTCCACATCAAACCATTCCTTTTGCAGATGTAAGGCATTTTGTTCGGCCTTTGCGGTGGAAAGTACCATTTCTACCTGCCCCTGCAGCCGCCTGATCTCTTCCTGAACAATACTTACATACCGGCTGTGCCTTTCGGGCTGGCTGGTAATGATGTCCGAATTCAGCACGTCGGCGGCAATTCTGATGGTTGAAATGGGCGTCTGTAGTTCGTGCGTCATGTTATTCACAAAATCCTTTTGCACTTCCGACAGCTGTTTCTGGCGGAGTATTACAAAAAGTGCGTAGGCAAAAAGCGATACCGCCACCAGTACCAGCGCCGACGACCCGATGGCGTTGTTGATACTTCCGGCAAAATAGGCCTCCTGCTCGGGAAATCTTACGCCGAAGTAATAGGGATACTTGTCGGTTTTGATCCAGTCGGAGGTCGGGGCGGAGGTTTTGTCATTATTTTTGGTACTTAACGACATCCCGTACCGCATCCTGTTGGTGGTACAGTCATAAATTCCGATCTCAAAATCAGTGATAAGGTTGTGTTTCTGGAAGCTCTCCTTGATGAAATGTTCGAGTAACTCGGGCTGTGTGGTGGAGTTGGTGTTCACCAGAAAATATTCCGGGGAAAGCTGTTCAACCGGGTTCACTGTCTGCATCACGCCATTCACTTTTGCCAGCTGGCCTGCCACATCCTGCAATGCAACATGGGCGTTCTGGTTAAACTGCCTGCGACGTAGTTCAAGCGCCTGCTTCACCCAGAATATCTGTGTGATCACCACGCCGATAATCAGCAGGGCAGAGAAAACGGTAAGCCATTGAATGGTTCTGCGGGGCATTAAAAACGCAATTTTATTTAGGTAAAGTTAACCGTTTTTATTTTCCGGGACTGCAGCGTGGTTTTTGATCAACAGATACTACGCTCCGTCGGCAATATTATTCTCCTTTAGTACACTTAAATTTATTAGACAAAAAGATTTTTTTCTGCCATATTTATATCGCCCTTATTACTCAGCCCTTATATGAAAAATTTCTTCCTGTTCTTTTCCACGGCTCTTTTCGTCTGGGCCTGCAGTACCGTTCCCGATCCCGCTTCCAAGGTATACTATATCACCGAAACCACCACGACACGCCAGCCATCCGGAATTTGTGCTTTCAGATACAAAATTACCAATTCCTATTCCAGGCTCGACAACCAGAGTCAGCAGAATGCCGTAAGGGCAGCTTTTGATCTCTGGCAAAAAGGAAACCCTAACCTGCTGTTCCTGCAAAAGCAAGATGGCCTTACTACAGAAATCGCCATCCGGTTTGCCGAGCCCTCCGAAATACCACAGGGCACCCAGAAAGCGCCGATCGGCTTGGTCCGCGGAAATATCCCGACCATCTCAGCACTGAAAGTGGACAACAATAATTATACCATCTTACTGGATGCCAGTTTCCCTTGGGATACGCATGCCATTACCCGGGCGCTTTCGTTCCACATCGG
Encoded here:
- a CDS encoding TonB-dependent receptor, which codes for MKNEKLKGALMLALMMIMSLTADAQTKQTISGFVKDLANGEGLIGVSVYVRETETGVTTNTYGFYSLTLPAGQYNVVYSYIGYQKIIKEVNLSTDQTVNIEMADESNQLQEVTISTQKEDENVRSIEMSVNKVEMKTIKKMPALLGEVDLIRSIQLLPGVTTVGEGASGFNVRGGDISQNLVLLDEAPVYNSSHLFGFFSVFNPDAVKDVKLIKGGIPAQYGGRISSILDVRMKEGNAKKREINGGIGSIFSRLTYEQPFAAGKGSFIVAARRSYIDILAKPFLNKDLRDSKFNFYDLTAKVNYRLGEKDTFFASGYFGKDVFGGGDFAFGWGNATATGRWNHIFSNKLFMNLTGYYSNYDYSLGQNVNDDNARDKFDWKSKIISKSIKPDFTYYITPNNQLTFGGQYIRYDSRPGKAIAISEGETTDISLDPKYADESALYIGNEQKFGDKISLQYGIRYSYFRSLGPGTEYDYIEEVKGQRKLPVLPGKEYGKGDVIKSYGNWEPRASLNIGLNATTSIKASYNRTAQYLHLLSNTAASSPLDVWTLSSPIIKPEMADQVALGWFQNFKDNTYEASVEVYYKKLYNQIDYVPGSDLLLNQYFTGDLLFGKGRAYGAEFYLKKNKGKLTGWVSYTLSRTERQVETVNNDDWFPARFDKPHNFTSVAIYELRKRLTLSANFTIASGTPATFATNRYEIQGWALGNNYEGKRNNSRIPAYHRLDLAATLKSKRKLFKTGEGEWVFSVYNVYNRRNPFSVYTRVNEDNALKTEAVRYSVIGSMIPSVTYNFKF
- a CDS encoding DmpA family aminopeptidase, producing the protein MKVLSILLLSSLPYLVMAQQRPREAGIKIGVLPTGAGNAITDVEGVRVGQITLYEGADVRTGVTAILQHGGNIFQQKVPAAVYVGNGFGKLTGSTQIEELGTMETPIVLTNTLSVPTAADGLIDWTLGQGGNENVRSVNAVVGETNDGTLNDIRGRYIKKEHVLNALAQASDGKVEEGNVGAGTGTVCFGWKGGIGTSSRKLPQNLGGYTVGVLVQSNFGGVLQVDGVPVGEVLGKYAFKDNLDKSAAGSCMIVVATDAPLDARNLKRLAKRAMLGLGKTGGIAENGSGDYVLAFSTVNRVLHETQQATSGATLLHNDYVSPLFMAVIEATEEAIINSLFMAKTSTGFNGSKVEELPEDQVLQIMKKYGRLN
- a CDS encoding sensor histidine kinase gives rise to the protein MHFVLNYYSLRLFFDGMLVMMLFYVLITYYWQRKRVLIFYALYIISMLVYMTLDDTFYYHFDNDSPKNIVDAYDFALGTSQYLSLYLYGQFAILFMDLRDNDPLCVRIIGAIAVLSVVSVAMDFYYFFVNNNIDHYIFERCKEVLRYVFAALGLAVIYRVLRLRTRVVSFFVLGTMCYITGMIVAIFLLKLDSWTARDISKPFSFPMIPTEIGMILETICFTIGISWINRRTEMEKFQYHEELIGQLRQNEEKQLKLQLIRNDIARDLHDEIGSDVSGIKLLSTVASRQIESEPQEARSTLKMIGDRANIIMSAMREIVWSLNSDPESEDTLSLRLMETTEYVFRPSNLTVHTDIPESIPLWSMLPHYRRDLLLIYKEALHNVVKHASAENVYIHVGISPDYLELSIKDDGVGFDSSLKQLGNGLKNIQQRTSKLNGEVRITSAPGQGTRLSIRFPVTTDIPVNNPAH
- a CDS encoding DUF4249 domain-containing protein encodes the protein MVIQNIFKSLVYSLVLLSTLMSLMSCEDVIDLKTANGPSQMVVDGWITNQPGAQTIRLTWSADYFDNGAAKPVLNAEVTVTDNLGNKYEFPYSGADGKYVWNGADTLGHIGRTYTLSIKNGDDTYTAFNQIKRVPTVDSVVYQHETYPFEPDKGPKKGFIAEFYARDFVGEGDTYWIKPVVSGKVSANNPVNISIAYDAAFGSGAPSDGLIFILPLRQSITVDSLYSAGNSVGVELHSITNEAFEFLKLVREQASNGGLFATPNSNIKSNVVNTNANGPKALGYFGASAVSRKETVIDPAKARPEED
- the rpmB gene encoding 50S ribosomal protein L28, producing MAKVCQITGKRTRVGNNVSHANNKVKRKFFPNLQKKRFFLPSTGEWVTLRVAASALRTINKNGIEATIQKAYDKGTLTF
- a CDS encoding response regulator transcription factor, whose protein sequence is MKKKILYVEDDPNLAFATKDNLEQFDYDIIHAADGAEALELFGKEHFDICVLDIMLPKMDGFTLAEQIRKQDALVPILFLTARSLQEDKIKGLKLGGDDYITKPFSIEELRLRIEVFLRRSTSATPAASKIEPGKVGIYDFDFQKLTLSGNGVLQNLTFREAEVLKYLSDRPGQVIRRDDLLKAIWGDDDYFMGRSLDVFISRLRKYLSADPAIKIDNIHGVGFRMRW
- a CDS encoding sensor histidine kinase, with product MPRRTIQWLTVFSALLIIGVVITQIFWVKQALELRRRQFNQNAHVALQDVAGQLAKVNGVMQTVNPVEQLSPEYFLVNTNSTTQPELLEHFIKESFQKHNLITDFEIGIYDCTTNRMRYGMSLSTKNNDKTSAPTSDWIKTDKYPYYFGVRFPEQEAYFAGSINNAIGSSALVLVAVSLFAYALFVILRQKQLSEVQKDFVNNMTHELQTPISTIRIAADVLNSDIITSQPERHSRYVSIVQEEIRRLQGQVEMVLSTAKAEQNALHLQKEWFDVDEVIRSVLLPYDEKVNFTSETSDPFIEADPFHFRCMMNNLIDNALKYSEDIPHVIVRTSNEGRALVVCVQDEGIGIAPEYQKKIFNQFFRIPYGDVHNVKGFGIGLSYVKQIILAHHWKLTLDSALGKGSSFKIRIPQGKADRGRSFK
- the folK gene encoding 2-amino-4-hydroxy-6-hydroxymethyldihydropteridine diphosphokinase — translated: MARSNSVYLLLGSNLGERSQVLQAARLLIGKRVGEIVRASSVYETSPWGVTDQPAFMNQVLEVNTALQPEEVLRIVLEAEHELGRIRYEKWGARVIDIDILYYNDFVLAGARLTVPHPRLHERRFTLVPLSEIASDFLHPLFKKTSAELLSTCTDDGEVMKLS